A section of the Candidatus Tisiphia endosymbiont of Nedyus quadrimaculatus genome encodes:
- a CDS encoding multidrug effflux MFS transporter produces MKLDKIENIIVAPLYIIILMVIIPTLSETIYTPSLPDLAKDLKISANLAEYTLTIFLFGFAVGVLIWGNLSDFYGRKPCILTGFLIYILSCFICYLADNINMLLAARFMQAFGASVGSVLGQAIARDIIKPAERGKMFSTIAIAIAFAPAIGPIIGGFVIKFYHWSAVFLVLIVIAIFIMVLISARLPETNLNLRTERLVIPLYKECFGKMIKDPRLLGLAFLTGAVNGILFGYFTEAPFYFISGLNILTSSFGMISFFICIPLALGGLISKKMHKLQKTSDNIIFAAIKVMCLGSLLFLLSSYFNLINKDNVTGSLLQTLLWLGIIMTGITMIAPNCLSQALEDYGKFAGTAASLFGFMYYIIVTSFTALMGYMHNGSLTQLPLFMLIISISMMLVFHIVINKQQMAKNNSPFL; encoded by the coding sequence ATGAAACTAGATAAAATTGAGAATATCATAGTCGCACCATTGTATATTATTATATTAATGGTTATAATACCGACGTTAAGTGAGACGATTTATACCCCCTCGCTTCCTGACTTAGCCAAGGATTTGAAAATTAGTGCTAATTTAGCAGAATACACACTTACTATTTTTTTGTTTGGCTTTGCTGTTGGTGTTTTAATATGGGGTAATTTATCTGATTTTTATGGGCGTAAGCCTTGCATACTTACAGGATTTTTGATTTATATTTTATCGTGCTTCATTTGTTATTTAGCAGATAATATTAATATGCTACTTGCTGCAAGATTTATGCAAGCTTTTGGAGCTAGTGTTGGGTCGGTATTAGGGCAAGCCATAGCTAGAGATATAATAAAACCAGCAGAGCGTGGTAAAATGTTCTCAACGATAGCTATTGCCATAGCATTTGCTCCTGCTATAGGACCAATTATAGGTGGTTTTGTAATAAAATTTTATCATTGGTCGGCGGTATTTCTTGTTCTGATAGTGATTGCAATATTTATCATGGTGTTAATATCAGCCAGACTGCCAGAAACTAACCTAAATCTTAGAACTGAACGCTTGGTTATTCCACTTTATAAAGAATGTTTTGGTAAAATGATTAAAGATCCAAGATTGCTTGGTTTAGCATTTTTAACTGGAGCAGTGAATGGTATTTTATTTGGTTATTTTACTGAAGCACCTTTTTATTTTATCTCAGGACTAAATATTTTAACTTCATCATTTGGTATGATATCATTTTTTATATGTATTCCCTTAGCTTTAGGTGGACTTATATCCAAAAAGATGCATAAACTGCAAAAAACTTCTGATAATATTATTTTTGCAGCTATTAAGGTTATGTGTTTAGGATCTTTGCTATTCTTGTTATCTAGTTATTTTAATCTAATTAATAAAGATAATGTGACAGGGTCTTTATTACAAACTTTATTATGGCTAGGTATTATTATGACAGGCATCACTATGATAGCTCCAAATTGCTTAAGTCAAGCTTTGGAAGATTATGGCAAATTTGCTGGCACAGCAGCTTCACTTTTTGGTTTTATGTATTATATAATTGTCACAAGTTTTACAGCATTAATGGGATATATGCATAACGGATCATTGACACAATTACCATTATTCATGCTAATCATTTCAATTAGTATGATGTTAGTGTTTCATATTGTTATTAATAAGCAGCAAATGGCAAAGAATAATTCCCCATTTTTATAA
- a CDS encoding winged helix-turn-helix domain-containing protein, which yields MFDKLPPRVLIIESTKSINVSLSNVIERAWFDLVKVNTIEKAMVSSIANHPDIIIVDSMVQDKVATEIATKLREINGLAKVPVIFLLHSGESPSNYTLEDNNFVVSLIKPFTPDQLMISIRSLLRRSNLILQDKVIKYKEVSMDLTTYKVTNNGRIIRLGPTEFKILQLLIKAPKVIFSRQDIVDKVWGKDTTIDLRTIDVHINRIRASLKNKESEVFIKTVRATGYCLDLPDS from the coding sequence ATGTTTGATAAATTACCACCTAGAGTTCTTATTATAGAATCAACTAAAAGCATTAACGTTTCTTTATCTAACGTCATAGAGAGAGCATGGTTTGACCTTGTTAAGGTTAATACAATAGAAAAAGCTATGGTCTCCTCTATTGCAAATCACCCTGATATAATTATTGTTGATTCGATGGTACAAGATAAAGTTGCTACAGAAATAGCAACTAAACTAAGAGAAATTAATGGTTTAGCGAAAGTACCAGTAATTTTTTTGCTACATTCCGGAGAGTCCCCGTCTAATTATACTTTGGAAGATAATAACTTTGTTGTTTCTCTTATTAAACCATTCACGCCAGATCAGCTAATGATTTCAATAAGATCATTACTCCGACGATCTAATTTGATTCTACAAGATAAAGTTATAAAATATAAGGAAGTAAGTATGGATCTTACTACCTATAAAGTAACTAATAACGGCAGGATAATTCGTTTAGGACCAACAGAATTTAAGATTTTACAACTTTTGATAAAAGCACCTAAAGTAATATTTTCCCGTCAAGATATTGTAGATAAAGTGTGGGGCAAGGATACGACTATTGACCTGCGTACTATTGATGTACATATAAATAGAATAAGAGCATCTCTAAAAAATAAAGAATCTGAAGTATTTATAAAAACGGTCCGTGCCACAGGATATTGCCTTGATTTGCCAGATTCTTAG
- the rpsF gene encoding 30S ribosomal protein S6, with protein sequence MAFYESVFIIRQDISSADVDKITDDFTKIVKDSNGEVIKTEYWGLRSLAYKIGNNKKGHYVFMGLKTAFSVINELERKMKLSENIIRFVNINVDSISAEPSPILRSKSSDHEEIVDVTINKD encoded by the coding sequence ATGGCTTTTTACGAATCAGTTTTTATCATACGTCAAGATATTTCGTCTGCTGATGTAGATAAAATTACCGATGACTTTACTAAAATTGTTAAAGATAGTAACGGTGAAGTTATTAAAACTGAATATTGGGGTTTAAGAAGTTTAGCCTATAAGATTGGTAATAATAAAAAAGGACATTATGTTTTTATGGGGCTTAAAACTGCTTTTTCGGTAATAAATGAACTGGAAAGGAAAATGAAGCTAAGTGAAAATATTATTAGGTTTGTTAATATCAATGTTGATTCAATAAGTGCTGAACCTTCGCCGATTCTAAGAAGTAAAAGTTCAGATCATGAAGAAATAGTTGATGTAACAATTAATAAAGACTAA
- the rpsR gene encoding 30S ribosomal protein S18 has translation MFENDAVDSQSMTRMADRSNKRVFFRKRKGCPLSIPNAPVIDYKNPDLLLKFVSEGGRMLPSRITNVCAKKQRKLKNAIKIARILALLPFVFQI, from the coding sequence ATGTTTGAGAATGATGCTGTTGACTCTCAGTCAATGACTAGAATGGCTGATAGAAGTAATAAAAGAGTGTTTTTTAGAAAACGTAAGGGATGCCCTCTTTCTATTCCAAATGCTCCAGTAATTGATTACAAGAACCCTGATTTGTTACTAAAATTTGTATCAGAAGGTGGTAGAATGTTGCCTAGTAGGATTACCAATGTATGTGCCAAAAAGCAAAGAAAACTGAAGAATGCTATAAAAATTGCTAGAATCCTAGCGTTGTTGCCTTTTGTATTTCAAATTTGA
- the rplI gene encoding 50S ribosomal protein L9 — protein sequence MEIILIKPVRKLGKIAEILKVKKGFARNYLIPKKLAIRATEPNKQFIEAQKHDLETKELKIRSEAEAINNVISGKELIFIKQSADDGRLFGSVNNKEIAESLSKASLHSISHLSIILEKPIKSTGVFVVEVRLHAELSTNITVIVARSESEAQDYSRNNKQDTISSLESSNQQEASTPNDVEQI from the coding sequence ATGGAAATTATTTTGATTAAACCTGTAAGAAAACTCGGAAAGATTGCAGAGATTCTTAAGGTAAAAAAGGGGTTTGCTCGTAATTATCTTATCCCCAAAAAGTTAGCAATTAGGGCAACAGAACCTAATAAACAGTTCATAGAAGCCCAAAAGCATGATCTTGAAACGAAGGAGCTAAAAATAAGATCTGAGGCAGAAGCTATTAATAATGTTATCAGTGGTAAGGAATTAATATTTATTAAGCAGTCTGCTGATGATGGTCGGTTGTTTGGTTCAGTGAATAATAAAGAAATTGCTGAAAGTTTGTCTAAGGCTTCTTTGCACTCAATATCACATTTAAGTATAATTCTTGAGAAACCAATAAAGTCAACAGGTGTATTCGTGGTAGAGGTTAGGTTGCACGCTGAGCTTAGTACAAATATAACGGTAATTGTTGCAAGGTCAGAATCTGAAGCACAGGATTACTCAAGAAACAATAAGCAAGATACTATTAGCTCCCTTGAAAGTTCTAATCAACAAGAAGCCTCTACTCCTAACGATGTGGAGCAGATATAA
- a CDS encoding BolA/IbaG family iron-sulfur metabolism protein: MAISIKELEEIIRYSFPNAKIKIVDLAGDQDHYSLEIQDDAFLGISLINQHKMVKKALAEILNNNKLHAITIKTTSSPLNIVK, from the coding sequence ATGGCAATATCTATTAAAGAACTTGAAGAAATTATACGTTATAGTTTTCCAAATGCCAAAATAAAAATTGTTGATTTAGCTGGAGATCAGGATCATTATTCCTTAGAAATACAAGATGATGCTTTTCTTGGAATCAGTCTAATTAATCAGCATAAGATGGTAAAAAAAGCTTTAGCAGAAATACTGAATAATAATAAATTACATGCTATCACCATAAAAACTACCAGCTCTCCATTAAATATAGTCAAATAA
- a CDS encoding patatin-like phospholipase family protein codes for MTTNQTEQNKVLCLSGGGVKGIAELVVLAKIEEITQQPISKLFNIISGTSVGGLIAALLTIPEEEGSTEPRYSAKEALALFENTAPEIFPQSWFNWGIIKHKYSQEPLKKMLEKHLGDNRLDDSLCRLIIPVADLNEGKNSMHIFDSHDKHSPHVRIKDVLLATTAAPTYFKAVVNKEAVKDYDYAAGKPYAFADGGLGANRPAATMLQVLKEGLSYHEQADIMEHTMICSINFGKTEQTKSQIPSANFDGALGWLLNGLIDTLMKNDEEADVNEVRLDLTGEGQNTEILLPIPKECKNLDDSSKNNIAKLKVVAEQYLENNSKLVQDLCDRLKADWKDNLEESKVSNVMVSNGVNDEGYESDNNSDYSDIVVATAEPEVSNVMVSNGVNDEGYESDNNSDYSDIVVATAEPEVLNAMVSNELESSSTIVTNGKTDPTVISEKFTTTLQWIKELYAKDSKCALEYLEYVNNVSPEKLDLTTIESLPEEVQKTVQWIVGLDTESRSELLENIKSLIISTSHDDNISCTQEVTELEGQDPLYEHADDLVDCY; via the coding sequence ATGACTACAAATCAAACGGAACAAAACAAAGTTCTTTGCCTTTCAGGTGGTGGGGTAAAAGGAATAGCTGAGTTAGTTGTACTAGCGAAAATAGAAGAAATAACCCAGCAACCTATATCTAAATTATTTAATATTATTTCTGGCACTAGCGTTGGTGGGTTAATTGCAGCCTTATTAACAATTCCTGAAGAAGAAGGATCAACAGAGCCTCGTTATTCAGCTAAAGAAGCTTTAGCACTATTTGAAAACACTGCTCCTGAAATCTTCCCTCAAAGCTGGTTTAACTGGGGAATAATAAAACACAAATATAGTCAAGAACCTTTGAAGAAAATGCTAGAAAAGCATTTAGGGGATAATAGATTGGATGATAGTCTATGCCGTCTTATTATACCAGTTGCTGATTTGAATGAAGGAAAGAATAGTATGCATATCTTTGATAGTCATGATAAACATAGTCCACATGTTAGAATAAAAGATGTGCTTCTTGCAACTACAGCAGCCCCAACCTATTTTAAAGCTGTTGTTAATAAAGAGGCCGTAAAAGATTATGATTATGCTGCGGGTAAACCTTATGCTTTTGCCGACGGTGGTCTTGGTGCTAATCGTCCAGCTGCTACAATGCTACAGGTACTTAAAGAAGGACTTAGTTATCATGAACAAGCAGACATTATGGAACATACTATGATTTGTTCTATCAATTTTGGAAAAACTGAGCAAACAAAATCCCAAATACCGTCAGCTAATTTTGATGGAGCATTAGGGTGGTTACTTAACGGCTTAATTGATACACTTATGAAAAATGACGAGGAAGCTGATGTAAATGAGGTTAGGTTAGATCTAACAGGTGAAGGACAAAATACAGAGATATTGCTTCCTATTCCAAAAGAATGTAAAAACTTAGACGATTCTAGCAAAAATAATATAGCAAAGTTAAAAGTAGTTGCTGAGCAATATTTAGAAAATAATTCCAAGTTAGTACAAGATCTGTGTGATAGATTAAAAGCTGATTGGAAGGATAATCTTGAGGAATCTAAAGTCTCAAATGTAATGGTAAGTAATGGAGTTAATGATGAAGGGTATGAAAGTGATAACAACTCAGACTATTCTGATATAGTGGTGGCTACTGCAGAACCTGAAGTCTCAAATGTAATGGTAAGTAATGGAGTTAATGATGAAGGGTATGAAAGTGATAACAACTCAGACTATTCTGATATAGTGGTGGCTACTGCAGAACCTGAAGTCTTAAATGCAATGGTAAGTAATGAATTAGAATCTAGTAGTACTATAGTGACTAATGGAAAAACAGATCCTACTGTAATTAGTGAGAAATTTACAACAACACTTCAGTGGATTAAAGAGTTATATGCAAAGGATTCCAAATGTGCATTAGAATATTTAGAATATGTTAATAATGTATCTCCTGAAAAGTTAGATCTTACTACAATTGAATCACTACCTGAAGAAGTACAAAAAACCGTTCAATGGATTGTAGGGTTAGATACAGAGAGTCGTTCAGAGCTATTAGAAAATATTAAGTCATTAATAATTAGTACCTCTCATGATGATAATATTTCTTGTACTCAAGAAGTGACTGAACTTGAAGGACAGGATCCACTATACGAGCATGCTGACGACTTAGTTGACTGTTATTAG
- a CDS encoding valine--tRNA ligase, producing the protein MTEFPKDYSFSESERKWQKFWQEQKIYLWDKNDTRENSFVVDTPPLTVSGQLHIGHVYSYTQADFTVRFQRMLGKNIFYPISFDDNGLPTERLVEKQKQLKANRMPRDEFIEICKEVVISEEEKFRSLFNQIALSVDWTLEYQTINPLSQKISQMSFLDLVDKGEIYRNNQPILWDPIDQTALSQADIEDQEKTSMMNDIIFHTNNGEKIIIATTRPELLPGCVAVFYNPNDDRYKHLQGQFAITPLFDVKVPILADDLVKIDKGTGLVMCCTFGDTTDIIWWKTYNLPMKIIIDAQGIINCPAELSNSRFYNQINALKIKDARSKIIEILKEENLLVKQVEITQTVKCAERSGTPLEILITPQWFVRTIKHKDVLMQRANELNWYPKNMKIRLESWINSLSWDWCISRQRYFGVPFPVWYSKRTGEVGKAIFPNINQLPVDPTQDLPIGYSRDEIEADYDVMDTWATSSISPQLGSHGISEKFNIDIERHKKLFPADLRPQGHEIIRTWAFYTILKAQLHENTLPWKNIMISGWCLAFDRSKMSKSKGNVIVPQKLLEQYGADVTRYWTSKSKLGADTVYSEDVMKNGKRLVNKLWNAAKFAAIHFDKLDPLDKNAEISDIESKICHKFDQWLIVKLVELVSKVESDMQNYEYANAVDLIEKFFWSVFCDNYLEITKTRAYNMDGSDNKGQYSAIVTLYYSIKILLKLLAPFLPHITEEIWQILYSKKSIHTRGNWPQIKNLSFPVDQIQPDRLIEILDLVRKAKAEKNLSVKADIEILEIIGEKLPTDLTIDLKNVTSAHKIEFVEDFSLTNQVLKNGDVVVNVIYTPNALKN; encoded by the coding sequence ATGACCGAATTTCCAAAAGATTATAGCTTTAGTGAAAGCGAAAGAAAATGGCAAAAATTTTGGCAGGAACAAAAAATTTATCTTTGGGATAAGAATGACACAAGAGAAAATAGTTTTGTAGTAGATACGCCACCATTAACAGTCTCAGGACAACTGCATATAGGACATGTTTACAGTTATACTCAGGCTGATTTTACTGTCCGTTTCCAACGGATGTTAGGTAAAAATATTTTTTATCCAATTAGTTTTGATGATAATGGTTTGCCTACCGAACGTTTAGTTGAAAAACAAAAGCAACTAAAAGCAAACCGTATGCCAAGAGATGAATTTATTGAAATATGTAAGGAAGTTGTTATTTCTGAGGAAGAAAAATTCCGCTCATTATTTAACCAAATAGCTTTGTCTGTTGATTGGACTTTGGAATATCAAACGATTAATCCATTATCACAAAAAATATCACAAATGTCCTTTCTAGACTTAGTCGACAAAGGAGAAATTTACCGCAATAATCAACCAATATTGTGGGATCCAATTGATCAAACAGCTTTATCTCAAGCTGACATCGAGGATCAAGAAAAAACGTCAATGATGAATGATATAATTTTTCACACCAATAATGGTGAGAAGATTATTATTGCTACCACTAGACCAGAATTACTACCAGGTTGTGTTGCGGTATTTTATAACCCAAATGATGATAGATATAAACATTTGCAAGGTCAATTTGCCATAACACCGCTATTTGATGTTAAAGTACCTATTTTAGCAGATGATTTAGTTAAAATAGATAAAGGAACTGGACTTGTTATGTGCTGTACTTTTGGTGACACAACCGACATAATTTGGTGGAAAACTTATAATTTACCCATGAAAATCATTATAGATGCACAAGGGATCATAAATTGCCCTGCTGAATTATCAAATTCACGTTTTTATAATCAAATAAATGCTTTAAAAATAAAAGATGCTAGAAGTAAAATTATAGAAATTTTAAAAGAGGAAAATTTATTAGTCAAACAGGTAGAAATTACTCAAACAGTAAAATGTGCCGAACGTTCAGGTACACCACTAGAGATACTTATAACACCTCAATGGTTTGTTCGTACGATAAAACATAAAGATGTTCTAATGCAACGAGCAAATGAGCTGAATTGGTATCCCAAAAATATGAAAATTAGGCTTGAGAGCTGGATAAATAGTCTATCATGGGATTGGTGTATAAGTCGTCAACGCTATTTTGGTGTGCCATTCCCTGTTTGGTATTCTAAAAGAACTGGTGAAGTAGGCAAAGCTATATTTCCCAATATAAATCAGTTACCAGTAGACCCCACCCAAGATCTACCAATTGGCTACTCTAGAGATGAAATAGAGGCGGATTATGATGTTATGGATACTTGGGCGACAAGTTCCATCTCACCACAATTAGGTAGTCACGGTATATCTGAAAAGTTTAACATAGATATCGAGCGTCACAAAAAATTATTCCCAGCTGACTTGCGTCCACAAGGTCATGAAATTATTAGGACATGGGCTTTTTATACAATACTTAAAGCTCAGTTACATGAAAATACACTTCCTTGGAAAAACATTATGATTAGTGGATGGTGTCTAGCATTTGATCGTAGCAAAATGTCAAAATCTAAAGGAAATGTTATTGTGCCACAAAAATTGCTTGAGCAATACGGTGCTGATGTAACACGTTATTGGACTTCTAAATCTAAGCTTGGAGCAGACACTGTTTACTCTGAAGACGTAATGAAAAATGGCAAGAGGCTTGTTAATAAATTATGGAACGCTGCTAAATTTGCTGCTATTCACTTCGATAAATTAGACCCACTAGATAAAAATGCTGAAATATCTGATATAGAAAGCAAGATTTGTCATAAGTTTGACCAGTGGTTAATAGTTAAGCTAGTTGAGTTAGTAAGCAAAGTTGAATCAGATATGCAAAATTATGAGTATGCCAATGCTGTGGATTTGATAGAAAAGTTTTTTTGGTCAGTATTTTGTGATAATTACCTCGAAATCACCAAAACCCGGGCTTATAATATGGATGGTTCAGATAATAAAGGGCAGTATAGTGCTATAGTAACCCTATATTATTCAATAAAAATTTTGCTCAAATTATTAGCCCCTTTCTTGCCACATATAACAGAAGAAATTTGGCAAATTTTATATAGTAAAAAATCTATACATACAAGGGGCAACTGGCCTCAAATCAAAAATTTATCTTTTCCGGTGGATCAAATTCAGCCTGATAGACTTATTGAAATACTAGACTTGGTTAGGAAAGCTAAAGCAGAAAAGAATTTGTCAGTCAAAGCTGATATTGAGATATTAGAAATTATAGGAGAAAAACTCCCTACTGACTTAACGATAGACCTTAAAAACGTTACATCTGCTCACAAAATAGAATTTGTCGAGGATTTTTCATTAACAAATCAAGTTTTAAAGAATGGTGATGTTGTAGTTAATGTAATATATACTCCGAATGCTTTGAAAAATTGA
- the ubiA gene encoding 4-hydroxybenzoate octaprenyltransferase, with the protein MAMPNKFFLSLKLMRLQSPTGYLLLFFSACFGVLLTNIAIYNLVKLLSLFFIGSIITRGAGCVLNDIFDKDFDKHVLRTKDRPLANGSLNVNEAMILLTILSVCSLTILLSLNKTAICLGFLSFIMIVLYPLMKRMTSFPQVFLGLTFNGVLIGSSAVIDKISIESGIMYIACCFWIIGYDTIYGFMDIKDDKKIKIKSMPLFLEKRNYKLHLYIYYTIFILLFILANIIATHRPNYIAILCAYIMLTWQVVTLEISDPQNCLTRFKNNNYVGLILALGALA; encoded by the coding sequence ATAGCAATGCCAAATAAATTTTTTCTGAGCCTTAAATTAATGAGGCTGCAAAGCCCTACTGGCTATCTGTTGCTATTTTTCTCAGCATGCTTTGGGGTACTTCTTACCAATATTGCAATTTATAATTTAGTAAAATTATTATCATTGTTTTTTATCGGAAGTATCATTACTAGGGGAGCTGGTTGTGTTCTTAACGATATTTTTGATAAAGATTTTGATAAGCATGTTTTAAGAACAAAGGATAGACCACTAGCTAATGGATCATTAAATGTAAATGAAGCGATGATTTTGCTAACTATATTATCAGTCTGTTCCTTGACAATTTTATTATCATTAAATAAAACAGCGATTTGCCTAGGGTTTCTTAGCTTTATCATGATTGTTTTATATCCGCTAATGAAAAGAATGACAAGCTTCCCGCAAGTATTTCTAGGGCTAACATTTAATGGAGTATTGATTGGCAGTAGTGCCGTAATTGATAAAATATCAATAGAATCGGGTATTATGTATATTGCCTGCTGTTTTTGGATTATTGGTTATGACACTATTTATGGTTTTATGGATATAAAGGACGATAAGAAGATTAAGATCAAGTCAATGCCACTTTTTTTAGAAAAGAGAAATTATAAATTACATTTATATATTTACTATACCATCTTCATATTATTATTCATACTTGCTAACATTATAGCAACCCATCGACCTAACTATATAGCTATTCTCTGTGCTTATATAATGCTAACTTGGCAGGTAGTAACATTAGAAATCTCAGACCCACAAAATTGTCTTACTAGGTTTAAAAATAATAATTACGTTGGCTTAATCTTGGCTTTAGGTGCATTAGCATAG